One window from the genome of Antricoccus suffuscus encodes:
- a CDS encoding acyl-CoA dehydrogenase family protein: MAYEFTQQGKDLLEQVKAYMDEFIYPKVDEYHAEAERLGHSGFPAILDDMKKAARERGLWNLFIPHLNPGAPGTKLSNVDYAPISEELGKVGFASQALNCAAPDTGNMEILNMYGSDRVKKDWLDPLLEGEIRSAFSMTEPAVASSDATNIGLRIERDGDEYVLNGTKWFSSGAMRENCRVLVVMGKTDPSASRHLQQSMIVVPKDTPGISIGRQPHVFGFDHGGGHPEIHYENVRVPAENLLGEPGSGFAISQARLGPGRIHHCMRSIGVAERALELMVKRSLERETFGTSVAQKGIIQDWIAEARINIDMHREYVLRTAHLMDTVGNKSAAAEISGIKVAVPRMALKIIDDAIQVFGAAGVTQFAPLAEMYASMRTLRIADGPDEVHKMTIARREILKYDGTFRINPTVGSRKKESGDEVPVMRP, translated from the coding sequence ATGGCGTACGAGTTCACCCAGCAGGGCAAGGATCTGCTCGAGCAGGTCAAGGCATACATGGACGAGTTCATCTACCCGAAGGTGGACGAATACCACGCGGAGGCCGAGCGGCTGGGCCACAGTGGTTTCCCGGCGATCCTCGACGATATGAAGAAGGCCGCACGCGAACGTGGTCTGTGGAACTTGTTCATCCCGCACCTGAATCCCGGCGCGCCCGGCACGAAGCTGTCGAACGTCGACTACGCCCCGATCTCCGAGGAGCTCGGCAAGGTCGGTTTCGCCTCGCAGGCGCTCAACTGTGCAGCCCCGGACACCGGCAACATGGAAATCCTGAACATGTACGGCTCCGATCGGGTCAAGAAGGACTGGCTCGACCCGTTGCTGGAGGGCGAGATCCGCTCGGCATTCTCGATGACCGAGCCGGCGGTCGCGTCGTCTGATGCCACCAATATCGGTCTGCGGATCGAGCGTGATGGTGACGAGTACGTCCTCAATGGCACGAAGTGGTTCTCCTCCGGCGCGATGCGCGAGAACTGCCGAGTGCTCGTCGTGATGGGCAAGACTGACCCGTCCGCGTCGCGTCATCTGCAGCAGTCGATGATCGTCGTGCCCAAAGACACCCCTGGTATCTCGATCGGGCGCCAGCCGCACGTGTTCGGCTTCGACCACGGTGGCGGCCACCCGGAGATCCACTACGAAAATGTTCGGGTCCCTGCCGAAAACCTGCTCGGCGAGCCGGGCAGCGGATTTGCGATCTCCCAGGCGCGTCTTGGTCCAGGACGCATCCACCATTGCATGCGCTCGATCGGCGTTGCCGAGCGTGCGTTGGAGTTGATGGTGAAGCGTTCGTTGGAGCGCGAGACGTTCGGCACCAGCGTTGCGCAGAAAGGCATCATCCAGGACTGGATCGCCGAGGCCCGCATCAATATCGACATGCATCGCGAGTACGTGTTGCGTACGGCGCACTTGATGGACACCGTGGGCAACAAGTCCGCGGCCGCCGAGATCTCAGGGATCAAGGTTGCTGTGCCGCGCATGGCGCTGAAGATCATCGATGACGCGATCCAGGTGTTTGGTGCCGCGGGCGTCACTCAGTTCGCGCCGCTGGCCGAGATGTATGCCAGCATGCGCACCCTGCGGATCGCCGACGGTCCGGACGAGGTTCACAAGATGACGATCGCCCGCCGCGAGATCCTCAAGTACGACGGCACCTTCCGCATCAACCCGACAGTGGGCTCGCGCAAGAAGGAGTCCGGCGACGAAGTGCCAGTCATGCGCCCGTAA